The following are encoded together in the Opitutus sp. ER46 genome:
- a CDS encoding class II aldolase/adducin family protein, translating into MKLFAQNDAAAFVRTGAREFRFNRDIRLTPGARDVLIEAGIKVVFDANASVPTGAAPAAPAKSEAAAAPAATPAYSGGKVDVQALFNSPEAKRLKEEICEMGRRCWQRDYNDANGGNLSARLGDYFLCTPTLVSKGFMKPEMICLVDIDGNQVAGNGKWRRTSEIMSHLGIYKMVPAAASVVHAHPIHATAFAMAGIEPPQCLIPEVEVFVGTIPVAEYKTPGSPQMSEILGKLAPKHQAILMGNHGVITWGTSVEDAYFKMEITDSYCRTLWVAAQLPTKRTTIPPDEVKKLLDMKEKMGLPDARHGLKAAQLCDCDPWDQIGDRPQACATPAGKAASVDTMTNAELESMVQKLTEQVMSALKK; encoded by the coding sequence ATGAAACTCTTCGCTCAAAATGACGCCGCCGCGTTCGTGAGGACCGGCGCCCGGGAGTTCCGCTTCAACCGTGACATCCGCCTGACGCCCGGCGCCCGCGATGTCCTGATCGAGGCCGGCATCAAGGTCGTGTTCGACGCCAATGCCTCCGTCCCGACCGGCGCCGCGCCCGCCGCCCCGGCGAAGTCCGAGGCCGCCGCGGCCCCCGCCGCCACGCCCGCCTACTCCGGCGGCAAGGTCGACGTCCAGGCGCTCTTCAACTCCCCCGAGGCCAAGCGGCTCAAGGAGGAGATCTGCGAGATGGGCCGGCGTTGCTGGCAGCGCGACTACAACGACGCCAACGGCGGCAATCTCTCCGCCCGTCTCGGCGACTACTTCCTCTGCACGCCGACGCTCGTCTCCAAGGGCTTCATGAAGCCGGAGATGATCTGCCTCGTGGACATCGACGGCAACCAGGTCGCCGGCAACGGCAAGTGGCGCCGCACGAGCGAAATCATGTCCCACTTGGGCATCTACAAGATGGTCCCGGCCGCGGCCTCCGTCGTGCACGCGCACCCGATCCACGCCACCGCCTTCGCCATGGCCGGCATCGAGCCGCCGCAGTGCCTCATCCCTGAGGTCGAGGTCTTCGTCGGCACCATCCCGGTCGCCGAGTACAAGACGCCCGGCAGCCCGCAGATGAGCGAGATCCTCGGCAAGCTGGCGCCCAAGCATCAGGCCATCCTCATGGGCAACCACGGCGTGATCACCTGGGGCACCTCCGTCGAGGACGCGTACTTCAAGATGGAGATCACCGACTCCTACTGCCGTACGCTCTGGGTCGCCGCGCAGCTCCCGACGAAGCGCACCACCATCCCGCCGGACGAGGTCAAGAAGCTCCTCGACATGAAGGAGAAGATGGGCCTTCCCGACGCCCGCCATGGCCTCAAGGCCGCCCAGCTCTGCGACTGCGATCCGTGGGACCAGATCGGCGACCGCCCGCAGGCCTGCGCCACGCCCGCCGGCAAAGCCGCCTCGGTCGACACCATGACCAACGCCGAGCTCGAGAGCATGGTCCAGAAACTCACCGAGCAGGTGATGTCCGCGCTGAAGAAGTGA
- a CDS encoding trehalase family glycosidase — MSITDNAIAVADAKHRVLARGWNTWDTRSVLRHVHLPDGLALSLGFAALDKLVWLEQAQFGRQTAGRTPGTKLTSTDKTLPIANTIEVLPGIRAYDGSYTSLEVNLRGARYRVETAANGEDWMALVTPLQDEPWTRVLTVHVGFVWNRPGHAMRDSERRITAQAPERTAAVHAIGETIEEPNLPAMTPYLALRLSGPVAVCVGQSLSLAEVRRRIGAARATVEQLHASYGALKDGHEAMQSSLAWNIIYEPKHRRVLCTVARDWNCLRGGYAVFCWDTFFTSWMIAQDNPALGYACMLEAFRELIDDAFVSNVVQGTGRQARDRSQPPVGAMCVLGMYRNRPDAEALAAAWGPLLAWNRWWHRARRNPRGSLSLGSNPFKPRAGDPAEFVQPNTAAGAALEALDNSPMYDQAPFDETTHLMQIEDVGLNALYVADCEALAEIGTILGHGDEAAKLRERAKEYGARLQELWHAEQGIYLNRRLDTGAWSTRHSPTSFYPLYAGVATPAQAEELVRKHLLNPEEYAGEWMIPAAPRNDPTFSEQLYMRGRIWPPLNFLVYLGLKRYGQDEARKRVVEKSLALLTRAWREHRVAPENFSAIDGSGGLGAHTHPLLTWSGLLAFISMIEDGRVTAPLGRLMQKAE, encoded by the coding sequence ATGAGCATTACCGACAACGCCATCGCCGTCGCCGACGCCAAGCACCGCGTGCTCGCCCGCGGCTGGAACACCTGGGACACCCGCAGCGTGCTGCGGCATGTGCACCTGCCCGACGGACTGGCGCTGAGCCTTGGGTTCGCGGCACTGGACAAGCTGGTCTGGCTCGAGCAGGCGCAGTTCGGGCGTCAGACGGCGGGGCGGACGCCGGGCACGAAGCTCACGAGCACGGACAAGACGCTGCCGATCGCCAACACGATCGAGGTGCTGCCGGGGATCCGGGCGTATGACGGTAGCTACACCTCGTTGGAGGTGAACCTGCGGGGCGCGCGCTATCGCGTCGAAACCGCGGCCAACGGGGAGGACTGGATGGCGCTGGTGACGCCGCTGCAGGACGAGCCCTGGACGCGGGTGCTGACGGTGCACGTCGGCTTTGTCTGGAACCGCCCCGGCCACGCCATGCGCGACAGCGAGCGGCGGATCACGGCGCAGGCGCCGGAGCGGACCGCGGCCGTGCACGCGATCGGCGAAACGATCGAAGAGCCGAACCTGCCGGCGATGACGCCCTATCTGGCGCTGCGGTTGAGTGGGCCGGTGGCGGTGTGCGTGGGGCAGTCGTTGTCCCTCGCCGAGGTGCGCCGCCGAATCGGCGCGGCGCGTGCGACGGTGGAGCAGCTGCACGCGAGCTACGGGGCGTTGAAAGACGGGCATGAGGCAATGCAGAGCAGCCTCGCCTGGAACATCATTTATGAGCCGAAGCACCGGCGCGTGTTGTGCACCGTGGCGCGGGACTGGAACTGTCTACGCGGCGGGTACGCGGTGTTTTGCTGGGACACGTTTTTCACCTCGTGGATGATCGCGCAGGACAATCCGGCGCTCGGGTACGCCTGCATGCTCGAGGCGTTTCGCGAGCTGATCGACGACGCGTTCGTCTCAAACGTCGTGCAGGGGACAGGGCGGCAGGCACGGGACCGATCGCAGCCGCCGGTGGGCGCGATGTGCGTGCTGGGCATGTATCGGAATCGGCCCGACGCCGAGGCGCTGGCGGCGGCGTGGGGACCCTTGCTGGCGTGGAACCGCTGGTGGCACCGGGCACGGCGGAACCCGCGCGGCTCGCTCTCGCTGGGCTCGAATCCCTTCAAACCGCGCGCGGGAGATCCGGCGGAGTTCGTGCAGCCGAACACGGCGGCGGGCGCGGCCCTGGAGGCGCTCGACAATTCGCCCATGTACGACCAGGCGCCGTTCGATGAGACGACGCACCTGATGCAAATCGAGGATGTGGGGCTCAATGCGCTCTACGTGGCGGACTGCGAGGCGTTGGCGGAGATTGGGACGATCCTCGGCCATGGCGATGAAGCGGCGAAATTGCGGGAGCGGGCGAAAGAGTACGGCGCGCGGCTGCAGGAGCTGTGGCACGCGGAGCAGGGGATCTACCTCAATCGCCGGCTCGACACGGGCGCGTGGAGCACGCGGCACTCACCGACGTCGTTCTATCCCCTGTACGCCGGGGTCGCGACGCCGGCACAGGCGGAGGAGCTGGTGAGGAAGCATCTGCTGAATCCGGAGGAGTATGCCGGCGAGTGGATGATCCCGGCGGCGCCGCGGAACGATCCAACCTTTAGCGAGCAGTTGTACATGCGGGGGCGCATCTGGCCGCCGCTGAACTTCCTGGTTTACCTCGGACTGAAGCGCTACGGCCAGGACGAGGCGCGAAAGCGTGTCGTGGAGAAATCGCTGGCGCTGCTCACGCGCGCCTGGCGCGAGCACCGCGTGGCGCCGGAGAATTTCTCGGCGATTGACGGCTCGGGTGGGCTTGGGGCGCACACGCATCCGCTGCTGACGTGGAGCGGGCTGCTGGCGTTCATCAGCATGATCGAGGATGGGAGGGTGACGGCGCCGCTCGGGCGGCTAATGCAGAAGGCAGAATGA